One Megasphaera vaginalis (ex Bordigoni et al. 2020) genomic region harbors:
- the nrdG gene encoding anaerobic ribonucleoside-triphosphate reductase activating protein produces MRYGQIRKFDIANGPGIRTSLFVTGCTHHCVNCFNEAYQDFSAGEEWTDVETAELLSYLRLPVVSGLTLLGGEPMQNAKALIPLLRDVRKAVPEKDIWVYSGYTYEEIREDEERVQLLELCDVLVDGRFVEALKDPGLYFRGSANQRVIDIKKSEAAGAAVLLWPDGR; encoded by the coding sequence ATGAGATATGGTCAGATCCGTAAGTTTGATATCGCCAATGGTCCCGGCATCCGCACCTCTTTGTTTGTTACAGGTTGTACGCATCATTGCGTCAACTGTTTCAATGAAGCGTATCAGGATTTTTCGGCAGGAGAAGAATGGACCGATGTTGAGACGGCGGAACTGCTTTCTTATCTTCGGTTGCCTGTCGTTTCGGGACTGACGCTTTTAGGCGGTGAGCCGATGCAAAACGCGAAAGCCTTGATCCCGTTGCTGCGCGATGTTCGTAAAGCCGTTCCCGAAAAGGATATATGGGTTTATTCCGGCTATACGTACGAAGAAATCCGAGAGGATGAAGAACGCGTTCAGCTTCTTGAACTGTGTGATGTATTGGTAGACGGTCGTTTTGTAGAGGCCTTGAAGGATCCGGGACTTTACTTTCGCGGTTCTGCCAATCAACGTGTCATTGATATAAAAAAAAGCGAGGCTGCCGGGGCGGCAGTCCTCCTGTGGCCTGACGGCAGATAA
- the nrdD gene encoding anaerobic ribonucleoside-triphosphate reductase, whose protein sequence is MDVIKRNGTKVPFDRSKITIAIEKAMNSSSGVYEAGQAEAIAREIEAYATAMQKEMTIYAIEDQVYYKLIQYNNPATARAYENYKAIQAFKRQTNTTDTDVFGLLNNTNLDVLDENSNKNGHVVSTQRDLIAGEISKDIARRKLIPADIVQAHDSGAIHFHDMDYIIQPMFNCCLINLEDMLANGTVINGKKIDTPKSFQVACTVTTQIIAQVASGQYGGQSINGIDRILAPYVRKSYEKYMKAVVEEQREVYGIEPDMDKAREIALKRTKKEIKDGIQTIQYQINTLMTTNGQAPFVTLFMYFPRDYEYAREAALITEELLRQRIQGIKNEADVYVTPAFPKLIYVLDEHNIHQNSPYYYLTELAAECTAKRMYPDYISAKKMRQTYEGNVFSPMGCRSFLSPWKDEEGRYKFDGRFNMGVVSLNLPQIGILADGDEEKFFQILDKRLELCKKALLLRVELLKKITSDVSPIHWQYGAIARLKPGETVERFMYGGYATLSLGYIGMYEATLLTKHCSHTEPEGKAFAHRVMDDFNDHIKRWREETNIGFALYGTPAESLTNRFCKKDRARFGEIKDVTDKGYYTNSYHVDVREPINVFDKFSFESEFEDKSTGGCISYAEIPNMAHNVPAILTMIRYIYDNISYAEFNTKLDYCHVCGFDGEIVVNDDNEWECPRCHNTNRSKLTVIRRTCGYLGENFWNEGRTKEIKDRVLHI, encoded by the coding sequence ATGGACGTCATCAAGAGAAACGGGACGAAGGTGCCTTTTGACAGAAGCAAGATCACGATAGCGATCGAGAAGGCGATGAACAGCAGCAGCGGCGTATACGAGGCGGGCCAGGCCGAAGCCATCGCTAGAGAAATAGAGGCGTACGCGACTGCCATGCAGAAGGAAATGACCATTTACGCTATTGAAGATCAGGTATATTACAAACTGATCCAGTATAATAATCCGGCGACGGCGCGGGCCTATGAAAATTACAAGGCCATCCAGGCTTTCAAGCGGCAGACGAATACGACGGACACAGATGTTTTCGGGTTGTTGAATAATACGAACCTCGACGTTCTCGACGAAAATTCCAATAAAAACGGTCACGTCGTATCGACACAGCGCGATTTGATTGCCGGCGAAATATCGAAGGATATTGCGCGGCGTAAATTGATTCCTGCCGATATCGTTCAGGCCCATGACAGCGGCGCCATTCATTTTCACGATATGGACTATATCATTCAGCCTATGTTCAATTGCTGTCTCATTAATTTGGAGGATATGCTGGCCAACGGCACCGTCATTAACGGCAAGAAGATCGATACGCCGAAGTCTTTTCAGGTGGCCTGTACCGTAACGACGCAGATCATAGCTCAAGTCGCCAGCGGACAGTACGGCGGTCAGTCGATCAACGGCATTGACCGTATTTTGGCTCCCTATGTGCGCAAGTCTTACGAAAAATATATGAAGGCCGTCGTCGAGGAACAACGGGAAGTATACGGTATCGAACCGGACATGGATAAGGCTCGGGAGATTGCCTTGAAGCGGACGAAAAAAGAAATTAAAGACGGCATTCAGACGATCCAGTACCAGATCAATACGTTGATGACGACGAACGGACAGGCGCCGTTCGTAACACTTTTCATGTATTTCCCCCGGGACTACGAGTACGCCCGGGAAGCGGCGCTGATCACGGAAGAACTGCTGCGGCAACGGATTCAAGGCATCAAGAATGAGGCGGATGTCTATGTGACGCCGGCTTTTCCGAAATTGATTTATGTCCTGGATGAACATAATATTCATCAGAACAGCCCGTACTATTATCTGACGGAACTTGCCGCCGAATGTACGGCGAAACGGATGTATCCCGATTACATTTCGGCTAAAAAGATGCGCCAGACGTATGAAGGGAATGTTTTCAGCCCCATGGGCTGCCGCTCTTTCCTCAGTCCCTGGAAAGATGAAGAGGGCAGGTATAAATTCGACGGCCGCTTCAATATGGGCGTCGTTTCGCTGAATTTACCACAAATCGGGATCTTGGCTGACGGAGATGAAGAAAAGTTTTTCCAAATACTCGACAAACGCCTGGAATTGTGTAAAAAGGCGTTGTTGCTACGTGTCGAGCTGCTGAAAAAAATCACGTCCGACGTTTCGCCGATTCATTGGCAATACGGCGCCATTGCACGCCTGAAGCCGGGAGAAACGGTGGAACGGTTCATGTATGGCGGGTATGCGACGCTGTCTCTCGGCTATATCGGCATGTATGAAGCTACGTTGCTGACCAAGCACTGCTCGCATACGGAACCGGAAGGAAAGGCTTTTGCGCATCGCGTAATGGACGATTTCAATGACCATATCAAACGGTGGCGCGAAGAAACGAATATCGGCTTTGCTCTCTACGGCACGCCGGCAGAAAGTTTGACCAATCGGTTCTGCAAGAAAGACAGAGCCCGTTTCGGTGAGATCAAAGACGTTACCGATAAGGGCTATTATACGAACAGTTATCATGTCGATGTTCGCGAGCCGATCAATGTTTTTGATAAATTCTCGTTTGAATCGGAGTTTGAAGATAAATCGACAGGCGGGTGCATCAGTTATGCCGAAATTCCCAATATGGCGCATAATGTACCGGCGATTTTGACGATGATCCGCTACATTTATGATAATATCAGCTATGCCGAATTTAACACGAAGTTGGATTATTGCCATGTTTGCGGCTTTGACGGCGAGATTGTCGTCAATGATGACAATGAGTGGGAATGCCCGCGCTGTCATAATACGAATCGTTCGAAGCTGACCGTTATTCGCAGGACGTGCGGGTATTTGGGTGAAAATTTTTGGAATGAAGGGCGGACCAAGGAAATAAAGGACCGTGTCCTCCACATATAG
- a CDS encoding tRNA threonylcarbamoyladenosine dehydratase produces MKAEYTQRTALLIGADKVADLAKKTVMVFGLGGVGSFVAEGLCRAGIGRLILIDADTFDPSNLNRQLGATTETVGQRKTDVMQRRLLSINPELVVETHAVFYLPDEEAGFIANAGADYIVDAIDTVQAKIGVVAEAFAAGIPVISSMGAGNKLHPEWFEVSTIEKTSVDPLAKIMRRELKKRGIHGVKVVYSKEPPLPPRQNHDGARPSPGSISFVPSVAGLIIAGAVIRDLIGLP; encoded by the coding sequence ATGAAAGCGGAATATACACAACGGACGGCTTTGCTGATCGGCGCGGATAAAGTCGCCGATCTCGCGAAAAAAACGGTCATGGTCTTCGGTCTGGGCGGCGTGGGCTCTTTCGTCGCCGAAGGACTGTGTCGTGCCGGTATCGGCCGCTTGATCCTGATTGATGCCGATACCTTTGATCCGTCGAATCTCAATCGGCAACTCGGCGCTACGACGGAAACGGTCGGACAGCGCAAAACGGATGTTATGCAGCGACGTCTTTTGTCGATCAATCCGGAGCTGGTTGTGGAAACGCATGCTGTCTTTTATTTGCCCGATGAAGAGGCCGGGTTTATTGCGAATGCGGGAGCCGACTATATCGTTGACGCCATTGACACGGTGCAGGCCAAGATCGGCGTCGTTGCAGAAGCCTTTGCTGCGGGAATTCCCGTCATTTCATCTATGGGAGCGGGAAACAAGCTGCATCCCGAATGGTTTGAAGTGTCGACGATTGAAAAGACTTCCGTTGATCCCCTGGCAAAGATCATGCGCAGAGAGTTGAAAAAACGAGGTATTCATGGCGTCAAAGTTGTCTACTCGAAAGAACCGCCGCTGCCGCCGCGGCAGAACCATGACGGCGCGCGTCCGAGTCCCGGCAGCATCTCCTTTGTCCCTTCCGTTGCCGGCTTGATCATAGCCGGCGCCGTCATTCGCGATCTGATCGGATTACCATAA
- a CDS encoding VOC family protein — MQFTFKHTNFNVLDLKRSMDFYEAALGLKEVRRIENPAFTIVYVGDGVSDFCLELTWLKDRKEPYNLGENEFHTAFAVADMAAALAKHKAMDCVVYENPHMGIYFIADPDGYWLEIVPERK, encoded by the coding sequence ATGCAGTTTACATTTAAACACACGAATTTTAACGTCCTCGATTTGAAACGAAGCATGGATTTTTATGAAGCGGCCCTGGGACTGAAAGAAGTCCGCCGCATTGAAAATCCGGCTTTTACGATCGTTTACGTCGGTGACGGTGTCAGCGATTTCTGTTTGGAGCTGACTTGGCTTAAGGATCGTAAAGAACCGTATAATCTCGGTGAAAATGAATTCCATACGGCTTTTGCCGTTGCCGATATGGCTGCGGCGTTAGCCAAACATAAAGCGATGGATTGTGTCGTTTACGAAAATCCGCACATGGGTATTTATTTCATTGCCGATCCTGACGGATATTGGCTTGAAATCGTTCCGGAACGCAAATGA
- a CDS encoding YbaK/EbsC family protein yields the protein MTAIERVRAHLDQWQMTGRVTELAVSSATVAEAAAALHTEEGRIAKSLSFLVNGRPLLVVCAGDARIDNKQFKAFFGQKPSMIKAADVESLIGYPVGGVCPFGVKPGVTVYLDESLRRYETVFPACGTANSMIELTLNELETCAAAAAWISVTKDWQGE from the coding sequence ATGACAGCAATTGAACGCGTACGGGCTCATTTGGATCAGTGGCAGATGACCGGCCGCGTCACGGAATTGGCCGTATCCAGCGCAACGGTGGCGGAAGCCGCGGCTGCTTTGCACACGGAAGAAGGGCGTATTGCCAAATCGCTTTCCTTTCTCGTCAATGGCCGGCCGCTGCTTGTCGTTTGCGCCGGCGACGCTCGCATTGACAACAAACAGTTCAAAGCCTTTTTCGGTCAGAAGCCGTCCATGATCAAAGCGGCAGACGTGGAGTCGTTGATCGGGTATCCCGTCGGTGGCGTTTGTCCATTCGGCGTCAAGCCGGGCGTTACCGTGTACCTGGATGAGTCGTTGCGCCGTTACGAAACCGTCTTTCCGGCTTGCGGCACGGCAAACAGCATGATCGAACTGACACTGAACGAGTTGGAAACCTGTGCCGCTGCCGCCGCCTGGATTTCGGTGACGAAAGATTGGCAAGGAGAATAG
- a CDS encoding AAA family ATPase yields the protein MKPILLEINAFGPYAGCEVVDFRRLGERSLFLICGPTGAGKTTILDAICYALYGKTSGNMRSGAHMRSEYATVAQKTSVTFTFSLGPRRYRVSRSPEQTVLRKDKKGLRQAVAEAELCEVDDDGKELAYHVSKNVTAEAERLLGFDVDQFRQVVLLPQGDFRKLLLASSADRQQIMQTLFHTQQYARLEGKIEERHREIAQRNREENDRRNRILTALEVADEAQLAVVIRENEERLAALKQESEHAERERAEFQQTFNQARQLADLWQSLTQSKAKMAALAAQQETMAERKRHIDRLHGARLLAEPCKHVDELARLGGETRKKLDAAAAALERAEGEGRRLTEEKEALEAKKDAYKARENKITELHRLKEKVAVLHSLRQVWEEKEKRSGAAEKALADVLANKERHSRDLAALRQEGGALREAAAALAKAANDVERMRERVDIEGRLLKSVIEAAAMEKKLAEAQGRKKEAEAKARQDKLDYDAVRQLFLRGQAALLAQTLEEGVPCPVCGAVEHLQPALQPPDLPREDDVEKRRLAAEKSAADYRKWDVVCAQLQTAGEEKRNNLAVQRQLYPVDGTLAVWRTRLSEAEQSVKMWEKKEARRRDVEGLTGSAEDALKRCEQMENEARDVMLHCRQEAVAAAAGLQHAVEEVPAAYRAQEQLDRELRQLQRDVDGYQEALRQTAEKALQAERAVATYGAKKRQYAEQVEAYREQYKTAFDELKQQAAAAGFADIGECRLLQVELPGLEEEEKQYTEYLRNVAQIQGQISQHEAAIDSRPQPDMAALNAAGKEKYDRCQQLTAAVATATANKAGLLKNDAELRHIARQQAHLQEQYKTVGALYELIRGDKTGVNFERYVLGALLDEVLMAANARLQLMSRSRYSLQRSRTWDDRRVQKIGLDIAVFDQYTGYVRPANTLSGGETFLASLSLALGLADVVQAYSGGIRLDTMFIDEGFGTLDSETLDFALKVLVQLKQGGRLVGIISHVPELRDRIDTQLIVDKTDRGSTVRFALP from the coding sequence ATGAAGCCGATCCTGTTGGAGATCAATGCCTTCGGCCCCTATGCCGGTTGTGAAGTCGTGGACTTTCGCCGTCTCGGCGAGCGCAGCCTTTTTCTGATCTGCGGCCCTACCGGAGCCGGCAAAACGACGATTCTCGACGCCATTTGTTATGCCCTGTATGGCAAAACGAGCGGCAATATGCGTTCCGGCGCGCATATGCGCAGTGAGTATGCGACGGTGGCGCAAAAAACGTCCGTTACCTTTACCTTTTCTCTGGGACCTCGTCGTTATCGTGTCAGCCGTAGTCCTGAGCAGACCGTACTGCGCAAGGATAAAAAGGGATTGCGGCAGGCTGTCGCCGAAGCGGAATTGTGTGAAGTCGATGATGACGGTAAAGAATTGGCGTATCATGTCAGCAAAAATGTGACGGCTGAAGCGGAACGACTGCTCGGTTTCGACGTCGATCAATTTCGGCAAGTTGTCCTTCTGCCGCAAGGGGATTTTCGCAAATTATTGCTGGCAAGTTCTGCAGATCGGCAGCAGATTATGCAGACCTTGTTTCATACGCAGCAGTATGCACGGCTTGAAGGAAAGATCGAAGAACGGCACCGGGAAATCGCGCAACGCAACAGAGAGGAAAATGACCGGCGCAACCGGATATTGACGGCACTGGAAGTTGCCGATGAAGCGCAGCTGGCAGTTGTGATTCGGGAAAATGAGGAAAGGTTGGCAGCATTGAAACAGGAATCGGAGCATGCTGAGAGGGAGCGGGCCGAGTTCCAGCAAACGTTTAATCAAGCGCGGCAACTGGCTGATTTGTGGCAGTCATTGACACAGAGTAAAGCAAAAATGGCGGCGTTGGCGGCGCAGCAGGAGACGATGGCCGAACGCAAACGCCATATTGACCGGCTCCACGGTGCCAGACTTCTGGCCGAGCCTTGCAAGCATGTCGACGAGCTTGCAAGGCTCGGCGGCGAAACGCGCAAAAAACTGGATGCAGCGGCAGCCGCATTGGAGCGGGCCGAAGGGGAAGGTCGTCGTCTGACCGAGGAAAAGGAAGCCCTTGAAGCGAAGAAAGATGCCTATAAAGCAAGGGAAAATAAAATCACGGAACTGCACCGGCTGAAAGAGAAGGTGGCCGTTCTTCACTCGCTCCGACAAGTGTGGGAAGAGAAAGAAAAGCGTTCCGGCGCAGCGGAAAAGGCGCTGGCAGACGTGCTGGCGAATAAGGAGCGGCACAGTCGGGACCTGGCGGCGCTCCGCCAGGAAGGCGGCGCGCTGCGTGAAGCGGCGGCGGCATTGGCCAAAGCGGCAAATGACGTCGAGAGGATGCGGGAACGCGTCGATATTGAAGGAAGACTGCTGAAATCAGTTATAGAAGCGGCAGCAATGGAGAAAAAACTGGCAGAAGCACAAGGTCGAAAAAAAGAAGCTGAAGCTAAGGCCAGGCAAGATAAGCTTGATTATGATGCAGTTCGGCAATTGTTTCTCAGGGGCCAGGCCGCGCTTTTAGCGCAAACTTTGGAAGAAGGCGTGCCTTGTCCCGTATGCGGCGCCGTTGAGCATTTGCAGCCGGCTCTGCAGCCCCCGGATCTGCCGCGTGAAGATGACGTGGAAAAGCGCCGCCTGGCTGCGGAAAAAAGTGCCGCCGATTATCGAAAATGGGATGTCGTCTGCGCACAGCTGCAAACGGCGGGGGAAGAGAAGCGGAACAATCTTGCTGTACAGCGGCAGCTGTACCCGGTTGACGGTACGCTTGCCGTATGGCGAACGCGCTTGTCGGAAGCGGAACAAAGTGTAAAGATGTGGGAGAAAAAGGAAGCGCGCCGGCGCGACGTCGAAGGATTGACCGGTTCGGCGGAAGACGCGTTGAAGCGCTGTGAGCAGATGGAGAACGAGGCGCGCGACGTAATGCTGCATTGCCGGCAGGAGGCGGTTGCCGCGGCAGCCGGATTGCAGCATGCCGTCGAAGAAGTACCGGCAGCCTATCGCGCGCAGGAACAGTTGGATCGGGAGTTGCGGCAGCTTCAGCGCGACGTTGATGGCTATCAGGAAGCGTTGCGGCAAACGGCGGAAAAAGCGTTGCAGGCAGAGCGGGCCGTCGCGACATACGGCGCCAAAAAGCGGCAGTATGCGGAGCAAGTGGAGGCCTATCGGGAGCAGTATAAAACCGCTTTTGATGAATTAAAGCAGCAAGCGGCGGCGGCAGGCTTTGCCGATATCGGCGAATGCAGGCTGTTGCAGGTGGAATTGCCCGGTCTGGAGGAGGAAGAAAAGCAGTATACGGAATATCTCCGGAACGTGGCCCAGATACAAGGACAGATCAGTCAGCATGAAGCGGCTATCGACAGTCGGCCGCAGCCGGATATGGCGGCGTTGAATGCGGCGGGCAAGGAAAAATATGACCGTTGTCAGCAGTTGACGGCGGCAGTGGCGACAGCGACTGCCAATAAAGCGGGATTATTGAAAAACGATGCCGAGTTGCGGCATATTGCACGGCAGCAGGCGCATTTGCAGGAACAATATAAAACTGTCGGCGCGTTATATGAATTGATCCGCGGCGACAAAACGGGCGTTAATTTCGAGCGGTATGTTTTGGGAGCCCTCTTGGATGAAGTGCTGATGGCGGCTAACGCCAGATTGCAGTTAATGAGCCGCAGCCGGTATTCACTGCAGCGTTCCCGGACGTGGGATGATCGACGGGTACAGAAAATAGGCCTTGATATAGCCGTTTTTGATCAGTATACGGGGTACGTACGGCCGGCCAATACGCTTTCGGGAGGCGAGACGTTTTTGGCTTCTCTGTCACTGGCATTGGGATTGGCCGACGTTGTGCAGGCCTATTCCGGCGGCATTCGGCTGGATACGATGTTCATTGACGAAGGCTTCGGGACCCTGGACAGTGAGACCCTGGATTTTGCTTTAAAAGTACTGGTGCAACTGAAACAGGGCGGCCGTCTTGTCGGGATCATTTCACACGTGCCGGAATTACGCGACCGTATCGACACGCAATTGATCGTCGATAAAACAGATCGCGGCAGTACGGTGCGATTTGCCTTGCCGTGA
- a CDS encoding exonuclease SbcCD subunit D, translating to MRLVHTADWHLGKLFYGDYLTDEQDYLLKEQFLPFLRDCRPDAVILAGDVYDRSLPPVDAVALFDEVVTKITKDMKLPFFVISGNHDSASRLSFGSRLLEQGGLYISGDLRHLGGPVVLSDDWGPVSFVSLPFAEPAAVRHCSQDDTIRDWDQALQYLCRQQRQQVTTARSVCIAHAFVAGGAVSDSERPLSVGGTEVVSPALFVGFSYTALGHLHGPQQVGGQMIRYAGSLLKYSFSEAGQKKGAVLAEIDKDGGVCSETIPLAPRHDVRIMTGFFDDIMGDGTAAHDDFVLLRLQDTQPILDGMAKARRKFPRALALEMPQRQLSDTAGERRLDLQQSTAQQLFESFVSAMRPQQGLTAAEKSCLQDLWQELEREEREESR from the coding sequence GTGCGTCTTGTCCATACTGCCGATTGGCATTTAGGAAAATTATTTTACGGTGATTATCTGACGGATGAGCAGGATTATTTGCTGAAAGAACAGTTTTTGCCTTTTTTGCGGGATTGCCGGCCCGACGCCGTCATCTTGGCCGGAGATGTTTATGACCGCAGCCTGCCGCCTGTTGATGCAGTCGCGTTGTTCGATGAAGTAGTGACCAAGATCACGAAGGACATGAAACTGCCCTTTTTTGTTATCAGCGGCAATCATGACAGCGCTTCACGGCTTTCTTTCGGCAGTCGTCTGCTGGAACAGGGCGGTCTGTATATTAGCGGCGATTTGCGGCACCTGGGCGGGCCGGTCGTCCTCAGCGATGATTGGGGACCGGTTTCTTTTGTTTCGCTGCCGTTTGCCGAACCGGCGGCAGTACGGCACTGCAGTCAGGATGATACGATTCGCGACTGGGACCAGGCGCTGCAGTATCTTTGTCGGCAGCAGCGACAGCAAGTAACGACAGCGCGTTCGGTCTGCATTGCGCACGCTTTCGTTGCCGGCGGCGCCGTCAGTGATTCGGAACGGCCCCTTTCCGTCGGCGGTACGGAAGTCGTGTCTCCGGCGCTGTTCGTGGGATTTTCGTATACGGCGTTGGGGCACCTGCACGGGCCGCAACAAGTCGGCGGTCAGATGATTCGTTATGCCGGCAGCCTTTTGAAATATTCGTTCAGCGAAGCCGGTCAGAAAAAGGGGGCCGTCCTGGCCGAGATCGACAAGGACGGCGGCGTCTGCAGCGAGACGATTCCCTTGGCGCCGCGCCATGATGTCAGGATAATGACAGGCTTTTTTGACGATATCATGGGAGACGGCACTGCCGCACATGACGATTTTGTTCTGCTCCGCTTGCAAGACACGCAGCCGATTCTTGACGGCATGGCCAAGGCGCGCCGCAAATTTCCGCGGGCGTTAGCCTTGGAAATGCCGCAGCGGCAGCTTTCCGATACGGCAGGGGAGCGTCGGCTTGACCTGCAACAGTCAACGGCGCAGCAGCTTTTTGAAAGTTTTGTATCTGCCATGCGGCCGCAGCAAGGGCTTACGGCAGCCGAAAAATCATGCCTGCAGGACTTGTGGCAGGAATTGGAACGAGAAGAAAGGGAGGAAAGCAGATGA
- a CDS encoding deoxyribonuclease IV codes for MLHIGCHLSVSKGFLHMGREALAIGADTFQFFSRNPRGSKVRPLDIKDMEQLNIFMDRHHFAPILAHAPYTLNGCSLSKKTRDFAVEAMADDLRRLEYVERCRYNFHPGNHVGQGSEAASAYIIDMLNRTMTGAQKTTVLLETMAGKGTEVGRTFEELAAILDGAVHNDKLGICLDTCHVFDGGYDIVDHLDDVLTAFDKRIGLQRLLAVHINDSKNPLGSHKDRHEKIGHGHIGLQAFTAIVNHEALRHLPFYLETPNDLEGYAAEITLLRSVSKEEVN; via the coding sequence ATGCTTCATATAGGTTGTCATTTATCGGTGTCGAAAGGTTTTTTGCATATGGGACGGGAAGCGCTTGCCATTGGCGCCGATACGTTTCAATTTTTTTCCCGTAATCCCCGGGGCAGTAAGGTTCGGCCCTTAGACATAAAAGACATGGAGCAATTGAATATCTTTATGGATAGACATCATTTTGCGCCCATTTTAGCTCATGCCCCGTATACGCTGAATGGTTGTTCACTGTCGAAAAAAACGCGAGATTTCGCCGTTGAAGCGATGGCGGACGATCTGCGGCGCCTGGAATATGTCGAGCGCTGTCGCTATAATTTTCATCCCGGTAATCACGTAGGACAAGGCAGCGAAGCGGCTTCGGCCTATATTATCGACATGCTCAATCGGACCATGACGGGAGCGCAGAAGACGACGGTGCTGTTGGAAACGATGGCGGGAAAAGGAACGGAAGTGGGGCGCACCTTTGAAGAATTGGCCGCTATTCTTGACGGCGCCGTGCATAACGATAAGTTGGGCATCTGCCTGGACACGTGTCATGTTTTTGACGGCGGCTATGACATCGTCGATCATCTTGACGACGTGTTGACCGCCTTCGATAAGCGCATTGGCTTGCAGCGGCTGCTCGCGGTCCATATCAATGACAGCAAGAATCCGCTGGGCAGTCATAAAGACCGTCATGAAAAAATCGGACACGGTCATATCGGTCTGCAGGCGTTTACTGCCATTGTTAATCATGAGGCGCTGCGTCATTTGCCCTTTTATTTGGAAACACCCAATGATCTGGAAGGCTATGCCGCGGAAATAACCCTGCTTCGCAGCGTTAGCAAGGAAGAGGTGAACTAG
- a CDS encoding Fur family transcriptional regulator, producing MNIAEVLREHGYKVTPQRLAVYDVIDHNLTHPNAEVIYKELQPKYPSMSLATVYKTMEIFAKIGVVQILQCEEDAHRYDYNTEPHAHVRCSQCNRIRDIEIDQDQLSHEAAEKTGYQIDSVTVSFTGICPECLTKQK from the coding sequence ATGAATATTGCTGAAGTATTGCGGGAACATGGGTATAAAGTAACGCCACAGCGTTTAGCTGTTTATGATGTGATTGATCATAATCTGACCCATCCGAATGCGGAAGTGATTTATAAGGAACTGCAGCCTAAATATCCTTCCATGAGTTTGGCAACCGTCTATAAAACGATGGAGATTTTTGCCAAGATCGGCGTCGTTCAGATTTTGCAGTGTGAAGAGGATGCCCATCGCTATGATTACAATACAGAGCCTCATGCACATGTCCGTTGTTCTCAATGTAACCGTATCAGGGACATTGAGATTGATCAAGATCAGCTGTCCCATGAGGCGGCTGAAAAAACGGGGTACCAAATAGATTCGGTCACCGTATCATTTACAGGTATTTGCCCTGAGTGCCTGACAAAACAAAAATAG